GAGTTCAAGCTTGATTCCATCGTGTTCGTCGGACCTTGTAAGGGACCTGTAGATTTTGTTATCAGGGGATTGCTTGAAGCTTCAACTGATCCATCTAAGTTTTTCGTTGATCACTGGATTGCTTTCAAGTATGTCGATCAGTTGGTGGTCCGAGGCGGCGGTTATTTGCTTGGTAACGGCCGTTCAGCATGGCAGTTTAATGACTGCGCCACTAATTCCCGCTGCAAACCTCTTCCTGTCGTAAGTCCATCCATTTTTTTCCATTAAAATTTTAATCGTTTCTTAAATCCAGAATCTGAAATGAGTAGAGACGTTAATTTCTAAGCTCGATGTatttgacaattttttttttcgtaaCGGATGTTAAAGCTAAGATTGAAGAAAGTTGAACGTCATACAGTTCTAACTAAAGTCACGTTCATATCAATTTAATtctgatatgtttttttttttctttaacgtGTAACAGACGATGCGATTTGATTTTGTGTCTAACTCAAAAGTAAACCACATCCACTCAATCGACAGCAAAAACGCTCATTTCAATTTATTCGCATGCCACAACATGAACATGAGCCATATTCGGATCCTTGCTCCAGCCACCAGCCCAAACACCGATGGAATCCACATCGGAAGCTCAACCAAAATCAAGATCACAAACAGTCTCATAAGCACCGGTGATGATTGCATATCAATGATTGCAGGTAGCAAAGACATCATGGTTTCAGAGGTTCATTGTGGGCCCGGACATGGGTTTAGCATCGGTAGCCTAGGTGGGTCCCAAAATGAAGAACACGTAAATggtatatatatacaaaattccactttaaGAGGTACTCAAAATGGGTTAAGAATCAAAACATGGGCACCCTCTCCTCCTAGCTTGGCTTCTGATTTTACTTTTGAAGATATCATCATGGAAAATGTCAATAATCCCATTTTCATCGACCAACAATATTGTCCCATGCCTCCTTGCAACGGCCTGGTAAATCATTAATACATTGTTATTGTTACTTTACTGTTACAGTGTTACTGGATTGTTATGTCAGCCACTTAGCTTTTGTGCTGTTTTTTTTTGTAGGCGCAATCGAATGTTCAAATAAAGAATGTGACATTTAGAAAAGTGCATGGGACATCGAGTTCGAAGATTGCAGTTAAAATACAATGTAGCAAACACGTGCCATGTGAAGGTGTCAACCTCGTGAATATTAACTTGGAATATCGTGGGCCTGAGGGACCTGCGGCTTCATCTTGTATGAATGTTAAAGGGAAATCATATGGTAGCCAACTTCCAGCGGGGTGTTTATAGCTAATTAAAGTTtatcattttcttttttctttttttttttaattaaaaaagcctgaaaaagttttaaatttaggACTGGTTGTTTGTATAAAAATGAAACTTTGGAGGATTTTGTAATGGGGTTtccttgtttttttctttttcaatcttGTTTggcttttctttttgttttttcaaaAACGCTATTGAACATTCTTAGTTCATTATGGACCCATGTAGATCATTACGGGAACCATGAGGTGTTTGGATAAGGATGCATTTTTATAAGGTTTGTTAGTCTAGTTATCATTGTtatcttagttttttttttaaacgcCGAACAAATGAATTAAGTGAAAGCCTACTCACAGTATTTCAAAGAGTATTTGGGGTTCGTATTTACAGGCAAACCagagatttttaaataaaaaatcatgaGATCACAAGAGGTAGTTTAAGGGATTCCAGTCACACGTTCCACATAGATATAAAAACCGGTGCATCAACCCACCTAAGTTGGACATCAGTTGCCATGTAATCTTAGTATCTCACTTGAAGCTTGAAGATTATACCGATTAGCTTAATGAAATTGATAGTAACCTCTATTGATCATCTTAGATTCGATGGATTGCTGTTAATCTTGAAAGTTTTAGATACATTATTGTATtagtattatttatatatttatttatcatttttacGTTGAATTCAGATTATATGAAATATTAGATTATGGAATTATAATATTTTGGTTTTATGAATAGTTTTTAAAAAATTAGACTTTATAGGAATTTGATTATACAAAATTGAGTTTTGAAAATATTATGCAAAATACATATTTCTATAAAATTTAGACTtagtaaaatattttttaaatttcaaactttATCACAATgatacaaacaaaaaaaaatcttgaaTATTGGTCTGTGTTTAGTCAAGAAAATTAGagatttaggtgttgtttgttttttaacaaaaCTTTCTAAAACTATTTTCTGTTGCGCGACGCAGCGCCCGCGTAACACTTTTCTTAACGCAtcagtttgttttttggaagacttCAGACTATAAAACCTCTGAACGTGCGTTGCGTGGCACAACACTTGACTTGTCTCTTCAAacttcttcaactttcattttttcCAAGTGTTTTCTTTTAGAATTTTagtataacttattttttttaacttttattttcttAAACTTTTATTTTACGGATTTGAtgcaattttttttatagtttccactaatttttttaacttgattttaaacaaaaaacttcatttttttagttttttttttttactatttctgTTAATAATATTTTCAGTTTCAGTTGTTATCTTTTTTAATGTGTGTAATTTTTTACGAACTTTGTAGACATCGTTTACAatactttcttaatttttttttattattttctttttttatgttttttaaaattagttttttttttctagaataaaactGTTAGCTTCttgtatatttttttaagttttttttttaaaaagttttatatttttgtttttttacatgttctttttagcattttttttcaaagttttaagactaaaattattaaaatttcggtgttgagaactattttcagtttataaaattagtttatttaaatttcagtttacaGCAGtagtctgcagatgttaaaaaacaaacatgttttttattataaactGCAGCTatttgttccacctcttctgctacagaggattgCAGAGCTGGTCCGTAGATTTCATGaattttcgcttcgaaaaaacaaacaacaccttagtctATTGGGAAAAATGTCAATATTGGACGTCCTAGACACTTCCATCCTATTGAAAAAAGATGGTGATGGACGTCCTAATGATGTGTTTAATTGcatatttaaataaaattacaaaaatgtttCTTATGGTTGTCTAAATTATATGGTTTTTGTTAATAAATGTTTGGTGGTATATCAATGGTTCAATTTTAAATATTTGTTGTGGTTTTGATCTCTataggcttttttttttttttttttttttttttttttttttatagttttggtCCATACTAAACTTGAAATGATGAAATTGTCTTTCAAtaattctgtttttttttttttaatttgttttaagcattttctatatatttaattaaaaagcCAAAAAAGAAAGAACATGCCCACCCACCTTGCTTCTTCTAACCTACCACCCATATttactatctctctctctctttccctctttctctctctctgtgtgtgtatgGGGGGGATCACCATCACCATAGGATTACCATCGCGCCTACTGGACACCAAGAGCTGTCATGGTagaaaatgatgggttttggccaaaagacatcctatatgctcatgcaaaccctaaagcttggatctaggtttctctattgtacatgcttttagagtcacaaatgtcactcctctaatgactcacaaacaccaagagcaagaggatgaagaagagaagagaaggaggctgcccaaaacgtgtggaaaccctaaccaattagttcaccacgtttttggggcttaagggttccttaaatagggagactattagggttatctaacaaggaaaccctaatttggatgcttaggccctaagcaacccatgggctccttccttaaaggcatatggacgatttctaatgggtttccccatagaattcatccacccctttaatatggagtccattagctcaatattcaactattatACAATTaacagttcaagtcccttaagtttaattaatctcttttagtcacaaacttaatccttattaattcttgactaatattaatcaaacaatatgatttctcctttaatatattattctcataatatattaataaatcatatttaatcctttctctccataattcatcctatcaagttgctttggtgaaggcatcccaaaaggaccatgcaccatcgggtcaagcacataccaaaatggttatggacttagacactaatcgaacagtctcccacttggataagtctaataactattctgcgtataacttcagatcctgatctgcaatcgtagctttccaaagctgttgtcaactctaatcttatcaaatacgcgtgtccttagataagggatcatatattcctccattctagatatcgtatagaatGAGACATGgatataaatcattctctctgtctatgtgctgtttcccgaattcagatttatgacgactgacaacagactacaattgaacacattaatttagtctcggcttggccaagcacttaggtgtcatcactaaatcatcgaggggcccacatatattgcttttatcctactttggataaaaggaacggataaactttgactcaatgctcgcttgcactcactcaccaaatcacacacaacaatatgttttataacaccaagttactggtgtgtttacatattatcaatgtgtaaccgactcgcaagatacaactcacacatctcggtttcaagaatataagatgttatcgtctcactaatcacttatgataacaatccatgaagtgatccaagtgagcgtgggtttaatccaatgctcaaatcatattcataaacactcatgaacgttgcagcaaacatttgcttatgtctaatgctctttagacaatccacacaccaattcatgacagtcttcattcatatctacttccatcatatgaacgactgtggcccgtttgaataatttgactgttctcaaccaattaaattattcaggaagtcaaaacatgcaaagtgaaacacaagaataatactaatcacatatggcctcaatcctttgagtataaataaaacaccttttatttatcaccatatcgattactcattatttgtcgtttcgggtaatcaacttcttacttgaattattaccacacttgtcccatgctcttagcatgcacacaatgtttacctatggttcttactttgtgaaatagattaaatgaacatatttccaatcatactcatttcacagctcctaatccattttcataagtttaagaatatcaaattcttgccacttatgctagattctaacattttatgcaatgatccttttgtaatgtcactgcactaaggtcataatgactattgccaatgaattacaaagtcctctatctgagattgttacaatacaattccatagacgtgatgtctctcactcaaagtacattcctttgaacatccttcctacataaaagtttctaatctaaatatagattcttaatatccaactcccaatatggaaacttttccatacttaccatatgacaactcattcttaatagaatcttatctattcataattatgtcgatatgctccatctaatactatacttccaattactcacaagcgactaatcctcagcgaacttcggattttcctttgatagttgtttaagtatcttagtcaaaaccgattcttgtccttttccctctaaatgcactagacatttggaaaattttagaatggtcaaatattatagcatttgcaatcaatcctatacccgaagcgtatgggacatgatgcataatgtcttacataaagatttgatactttatcaatcttctgccatgatatttttatgtgctacattctcacaattcgaaatacgaagaggaatgccgtaatcataatcgaaatttaagaacctgctatgtatccttgactaaatttattaacattccacaacctaagcttttagatttgaaatgaagcataaatttctctcccttaattatagcaaaacaactttacatccttactactttgcaaagtatgactcttgttttctataattaatattgctatctTGCAAAACTTgtcttaataatcatgcaatcataacttttatgttcccactatcacgatgattattataaacataacacttatgctcccactagctttgacatgtattcagaaacaacttaactttcagaaaacaatgcctattgaatttctttaagttcatatttctaatacataatgctttgataatcttttatcaaggcttcttaaactcatacacatttatccaagatagctcatatgtgtgtcttaaacaattcagactaattgccaaatcttacaattcgaattatggaaagggataccgtaaccataatcgaattcaagaatacaattttcacaatcaatatcttcttaaaatctctcttagtgaaagcatttcctcacaatcattttcatgaaggaggaaatcttatgacacttagattttaatggtgtatgtgttccaatCCAcgcgaatttttcaaaaccaaagtttgcgacaaacccaaacttatatggaccaaaccttctcaatcttgatttctcgccttatggtaacacggctgcccaccatgtcttccaagtagttaagcagctcaccctttctcatcaatgtacttttcattgattaaggtcctttccttttatgcactcaaatgagaactcatagaactcatatgcataattaactcgactggaacggcacagaaacaagataatgtcagcacaataggttgtaaacctctactcgtgtgctagtgatgatcgataaggtttattcttgatttgttcttgaaacctttcaagaccattaaggctcccactgactccttgacatataagattcttttgtcaatgaacatttcttgacaaacgaatatttaagagttagtgtagcttttatcaagacaaaacactttataaattggtcctagttggtctttgtcttatccaaggcatcacaactttccaatttcaaatgtgcgagaattcgaatgttataaaccttcttaagactcgtcacttaatgtcacaatcttaactttaagacttgttttggaacgaattttgattggcttcttgatttaaccatttcttcaattctcgattcctcttcttagacatacaattgcactaagaatca
The genomic region above belongs to Lactuca sativa cultivar Salinas chromosome 4, Lsat_Salinas_v11, whole genome shotgun sequence and contains:
- the LOC111902286 gene encoding exopolygalacturonase; protein product: MVSFIHWLPFLLILADARRPHFLKTFNVLSYGARPDRITDNSMPFLRAWKDACEHDGGGRVWIPRGEFKLDSIVFVGPCKGPVDFVIRGLLEASTDPSKFFVDHWIAFKYVDQLVVRGGGYLLGNGRSAWQFNDCATNSRCKPLPVTMRFDFVSNSKVNHIHSIDSKNAHFNLFACHNMNMSHIRILAPATSPNTDGIHIGSSTKIKITNSLISTGDDCISMIAGSKDIMVSEVHCGPGHGFSIGSLGGSQNEEHVNGIYIQNSTLRGTQNGLRIKTWAPSPPSLASDFTFEDIIMENVNNPIFIDQQYCPMPPCNGLAQSNVQIKNVTFRKVHGTSSSKIAVKIQCSKHVPCEGVNLVNINLEYRGPEGPAASSCMNVKGKSYGSQLPAGCL